From Microbacterium sp. LWH7-1.2:
CGAGGTGTTCGAGCGCGACGGCATCCTCGAGCGCGTGCGCGACCTCGGTTCGCGGGTCGTCGAACCGCGCCTGCGCGACCTCGCGTCGCGGCATCCGTCCATCGGCGATGTGCGGGGAATGGGCCTCTTCTGGGCGATCGAGCTCGTCAAGGACCGCGAGACCCGCGAGCAGCTCGTGCCGTTCAACGCGAGCGGAACGGATGCCGCACCCATCACCGCGGTCGCCGCGGCGTGCAAGCGCGACGGCCTGTGGCCCTTCACGCACTTCAACCGCGTGCACGTGGCGCCTCCGCTCGTGATCACCGAGGACGAACTCGTGCGCGGCATCGACATCATCGACCGTGCCCTCTCAGCCGCCGACGAGTACGTCACGCGCTGATCAGCGCCCCTTTCCGACCCCGCGTCCACCGAGGACGCGGGGTCGTCACGCGCCCGAGACCGAATCGTTCCGATGCGCGGGAATGAATCACCCCGGCCCACCGTTATTCCTGTACTCAGCACCATGTGCTGCTCCAGGAGGGGAACGTGGGCAAGAACTACATCGACATCGAGAACGACCAGGGCGAGACGCTGCGCTACCGCAAGCACGTCAATGGTCGTGGCCTCATCGCGCATGGAGCGAAGGTGCACCCGAGCGCCATCGTCGAAGCGGGGGCGTATGTCGAACCGGGCGTGCAGATCGCCGCAGGCGCGCACGTCGGCCGTGGCGTGTGGGTCGAGACGGATGCCGTCATCGGGCCCGACGCCGAGATCGCACCGCATGCCCACATCGGGCCGCGCGCAGCCATCGGCCCGCGCGCCAAGATCGGGGTGCGCACCCAGGTGGGGCACGACGCCCGTGTGGCCGGAGGCTCGCTCATCGGCGACGACGAGACGATCGCCGACGGCGAGCGCGTCGCCACCGACAAGCGAGGGCTGCGCCTGGCCGCCTGACGCCGTCGGCCTGACGCCCGCCCGACGCCCACACCAACGTCGGCCAGGGCTCCTCGAGGGCCGCAACACGCGGAATGCGCGCGACGAACCCGCGTGTCGTGGCACCGGAGGCGTCACGTCGTCGCCACCGCCTAGGCTCGCGTCGTGGTCAGACGCGTCGTCCTCGGCATCCTGGTGCTCGTCCTCGCGGGCACGGCGTACTGGTGGTTCATCGGGCGCGATGACGCCTCCGTGGAGGTCGCACCGACCGCGCCGGGCACTGCCGCCACGATGCCGGCGATCCCTGCCGACGCGTTCGAGATGACGGTCGAGAGCGTCCACGACGGTGACACGCTGCGCGCTCGCGTCGCGGTGCCGAACGCCGTCGTCGGCGATCTCGAGTCCACGCGCGTGCGCCTTCTGGGAATCGACACCCCCGAGATCTCCCCCGAAGCCGACTGCTGGGGCGCGGAGGCGACGGCGAAGCTGACGTCGCTCGTCCCCGTGGGATCGACGATCTGGGTCGCCGCCGACGTCGAGGTGCACGACCAGTACGGCAGGACGCTCCTCTACATCTGGACGCCCGACGGCCGCTTCGTGAACGGCGAGCTCGTCGCGCAGGGCGACGCGCGAGTGGAGGTCTATTCGCCGAACCGGGCTGAGGAGTCGCTGCTGCGCTCGCTCGAGGCCGCGGCCGTCACCGCGGCTGCCGGGCAGTGGGGGGCGTGCGGCTGAGCCGTCGGGAGAACGCGCCGGTCAGGCGAACAGGAAGAGCACGAAGCCGATGAGCGGAAGCGTGCCCTGGATGAGCGCGGGACGCAGGTATCGCAGCCCCGACGTCAGCAGCACGAGTGCGGCGGCGACCATCGAACCGAGGCTGAACAGCACCAGTGCGAGCCCCGCGGCAGCCATCGGCGAGCCGTCTGCACCGGCGTAGATCAGCACGAGCCCGATCACGACCCCGATGGCGAGGAACAGGTTGTAGAAGCCCTGGTTGTACGCCATCGGCTTCGTCGTGTCGGCGGCCGCCTGATCTGCGACGCCGAACCGCTTCCAGATCTTCGGCTGCGTCCACTGGACGCTCTCCATCACGAAGATGTAGACGTGAAGAAGCGCTGCGAGCGCCGCGAAGACCGTAGCCACAATCGTCACCATGAGCGAACCATATCGCCCCGGCTACGCTGAACAGCATGGCGAAGGGCGGGTCGCGCACAGGCGGACGAGGACGCGGCGCATCGGGCAGGCGTCCGGGCGCAGCATCCGGGTCGTCCTCGAAGCCGAAGACCGCGAAGACCCGGCGGCCGCAGCCGTCGCCCGGCCCGTCGCCGACCCCACCCGTTGAGCCCCCCATGCCCGCGGTCTTCACGCTCGGCGCGATCCCGGGTGCGACCCCCGGCAAGTGGATCGACATCTGGAACGAACGGATGCCGCAGACCCGCCTCGAACTCGTGCCGCTGGCCGTCGCCGATCAGCGGTGGGCGCTCCAGGGCGGCGAGGTCGACGCGGCCATCGTCCGGCTGCCGATCGACCAGGACGGCCTCCACGTCATCCCGCTGTACGACGAGGTCCCGGTGGTCGTGTGCGCGAAGGATTCGCACCTCACCGCGGCCGATGAGGAACTCGACGCCGCCGACCTCGTGGGCGAGGTGCTGATCGTTCCGCAGGACGCCGTGCTCGACCTCCATCTTCCCGGCACGGTTGCGCCACGGTTCGACGCCCCCGCCGACACCGGCGAGGCGATCGCGACCGTCGCCGCGGGCGTGGGGATCGTCGTGGTGCCGATGTCGGTGGCGCGGCTGCATCACCGAAAGGACGTCGAGTACCGCCCTTTGAGCGGGGGCCCGATCTCGACGGTCGCCCTCGCGTGGGACGCCGAGCGGACCACCCCGGCGGTCGAGGCGTTCGTCGGTATCGTGCGCGGCCGCACGGCGAACTCGTCGCGCGGCTGAGATCCGGGGCTCCCACGGCGAGAGCGCGAGAGTGAGGGGTGCCGCCCCCAGTCCTGTGCAGCACCCCTCGAGGATCGGCGACGAAGACCTGCAATCGATTCTGCGTCCCGCGTCGGTCTTCTCGGCCGCTCCCCCGACCCCGGTCGGTGAAGCGCAAGCCGTTCCGATGACCAGGAGCACGCAGCATCCGTCCTGATACACGAAAGTGGGAAATCTCAGAAGCCGGCGCCGTGCACCTGGAAGGGGGCCACGATGCCGGTGCGAACGGATGCTGCGGCCAGCGCCTCCGACGGCGCGACGCCCGCGGCGAGCCCCTCGTGCATCGCGGCGAGGAGTTCGCACGCGGCGTCATCGGCGACGATGACAGGTGCCGCGATCACGCTGCGAGCGCCGGCATGGAGCCAGATCCGCGTCATGCCCAACGCTTCCTCGCCCCATCTCACGGAGGAGCGACCCACTTCGCACGCAGAGAGGACGACGGTTGAGGGAACGCGTGGGATCAGATCGATGTCGTACCCGAACAGGGTTCCGTCGGCGAGTTCGAGGCCAGAGAACATCGGGTTGTCCAGCGCATGCCGACCGTGCGCGGCCACATGCAGAACGTCCACCTGAGAGGCGAGAGCGGTGACTTCGGTGACCGTCGCGTCGCCCCCGGTCTTCACCGCCGCACGACTCCATGCTGCGGAACCCGCGGACACCTCCTCCTCTCCGCGAGCGACGCGCGGCCCGACGGCGAAGCCGGCGATGCTCGGAGCACGAGCCGCGCGCGAACGCTGCGCGATCCAGGCGGTCACCGAGGTCGCCACCGAAACCGGGCGATGGACGATTCCCGGGAGCATCATCCATGGGACTCCGGCGAGGATGCCCGCCGCCGTGATCAGAATCCGCTCAGCTCCCGAGAGTGCGCCGACGGGTGCGCACAGGATCCGGGACAACGTCGCGAGCCGCTCGTCGAGCCCGCGGCGCACCACCGCTGCCATCGGTCCGGCGGTGACCGTTGCGGCCATGTCGAGGTCGGCGCGCAGACCCCTCAGCGCCGATCGGGCGGCAGCCCAGTCCAGCCGGACCAGCTGCGTGCTCTGTGGAGAGGCGGCGAGCGCAGCGAGCTCGACGCCGTCGAACACGTAGGACACGAGCACATCGCCGGCGCCCAGTTCAGCGATCGCGTCACGGAGACTCGCACGGACTCGCAGCTCGCCGGCGGCTGTCTGCGACCACTGCCGCTGACGGGCGCGGTCGCTGAGCAGAGCCGCCCGTGGGGTCGCCAGCCAGTCGCCGTCGGGCGCCGCAGTCCGCAGCACGCGCAGCTCGGCCAGATCGGCCGCGAGCTCGGGGTCAGGCGGCGGGCGCAGCGGCGGAAAGGATCCGCTGACCGAACGTGCTCGCTCCGACCACTCGAAGACCGCGGCATGATCTCCAGACCGGAGCGCCGATGCCAGGCCTGTCGTGATCAGCCCGGCCCCTCTCATCGAGGCGGAGACCTGGATATCGAGACTCCCCACGGCACGGCGGGTGCGGTCGAGAAGATCAAGACCGGCGGCCGCGTGGCGCCGGGTGTCCGCTTCTCGCCCCTCGACGGCGGCGGTCGCTGCACGCAATTCGTGCGCAAGGAGCCCGACCTCGAGCGGCGTGCGACGCCCGACCCGCGCCACCGGCAGTGCAGCACGCCGGTCCGTCCGGAGCCTGGCCAGCGCGTCTGTGAGCCTGAGCGCTTCCGCCTCGGAGCCGAATCCGTGAGCCTGGAGAGCGGCGGTGACGTCGGACACCTTCGTGCGCGGGGGCAGCCGCCGCCCCGCCCGCACCGGGCCACCGGTGCGGTCGACGCGCCCGAGCGTGAGACGCGCACGCAGTCCGATCGCCTCGGCGCGCACCGCCCAGCCCGGACTCCCGATCGCGGCGAAGCGCCGCGCAGAGGCGGCCGCTGCACGCGCCGCCCGGGCGGGGTCGTGACTGAGCAGGGAGCGGGCGAGGTTGTAGTCGGCCGTGGCGCGATCGCGCGGCGCGCGATGGCGTCCGAAGGCTTCCGACACCGCCGCAAGGCTTCGCTCCGCCTCCGTCACGAGTCCGGCCTCCCGCAGCACTTCCGCGCGGTCCAGCTCGTTTACGGCAGCCCACATCGCCGACTCGCCGTCCAGTGGCTCACGCACGGACTGCATCGTCTGCAGAGCGGCGACGAGATCGCCCGCGAGCATCAAGGTGTATCCGCGGTTGTGCACGGCGAGGTTCGCCTCGGTGGTCATGCCGGCCTCGCGGTACGCATGCTCGGCTGCCGCCAGGTCGGCCATCGCGGTCTCGAGCTGACCGCGCTGCATGTCGACGAGGCTGCGATTGATCCTCATGTTCGCCTGTCGCACCGGCTCGTCCCGGAGCCCGCTGATGCTCTTATCGAGCCATGCGGCGGCATCGTCGAGGAGGCCACGCTCCAGCGCGAGGGCGCCGAGCTGACCGTGCAGCTGCGCGATCGTCACGTCGTCCAGCCCACCCTGACGGAGCGCCTCGAGGCACAGTCGCTCGCCGGCATCCACGTCTCCGGTGCGCGCGAGCACGTACGCGGTCGTGCCCACGATGCGCGCCATCAGGTTGCGGTCGCCGTCGCGCTCGGCTGCCGTGCTCGCCTCGGCGAGCACACGCCGCGCGTCTGCGTAGCGACCGAGATTGGCGAGCTCGACGCCGCGGGCATACGAAGCCCCCGCGTCGATACGAGTCCCCATGGAGCAATCATGGCGCCAAGAGCGCCTGCGGGCCACGCCGGATCCCGCCTCGGGCGCTACCCGGCGGGAAGCCGCGACCGATCCAGCGCTGTGATCGACTCCCGTGCCTCCTCCACAGGATCCTTCTTGCTGCTCACGGCGGAGGGACGCATCAGCCGCGGGGCGAGCTTCGCCGCGACGCTTCCCGCCACGAACGGCGCGGCGAACGAGGTGCCGCTCCAGACGGCGAAGCCGCCCTCATCGCCGTTGTCGAAGTCGTCCGGGTCGAGGCTCTGCCGGCGGCGTTCCGCGCGGTCGTTGCGGGACCCGGCCTGCAGCCCACCCTCGAAGGAAGGGAACACGCTCAGCACCGACGTGCCCGGCGCATAGAGGTTCACCCACTCCCCGATGTTGCTGAACAGGGCGACCGACGTCCGCTGCGGGTTGAGTGCACCGACCGCGAAGTGCTTCGCACCTCCGTCAGGTTCGTCGAAGCTGAGGAGCGGGTCGCCCCAGTTGTACAGCGCCGCGGGGAAGGTCGGCCGCTCGGTCGCGTCGTTTCCAGCCGAGCACACGATGACGCACCCCCTCGACCTCAGGTTCCGCAGCGCCTCGAACAGGCGGAGGCTGAACCGGCCATCCTCCGGGGTCTCGTGGTAGTAGCCGAGCGAGAGGTTCAGGACGTCCAGATGATGGGGGTCCTCATCGGTGCCTGCGTCCATCCAGTCCGCGACCTGTTCGAGCGCCGTGATGAGCTCGCTCTCGAGGACGCTGCCGTTGCTGTCCGCCACGCGGATCGCGATGAGGTCGGCGTCAGGACAGACCTGACGGAGTACGCCCGCCACGAACGTCCCATGCCCGGCGGCATCATCGAGGAAGCCGTCGAGGGGACCGGCGAGGTCGCCGAAGCGCTCGGGGTCCGTCGCCGGGTCGTTGACGCCGATGACACCGGAGCCGTCTGCGGCATCGATGGTGCGCACGACGGACCGGCCGTCGGGCGCCGTGAACCAGGGATGCTCGCCGCAGCCGGTGTCGACGAATGCGATCACGGGCCGCCGGCCGCCCTCTGCGAGCGTGTGCCGATCGGCCGGCGGGGCGCCGATGTAGGTGACCAGTTCGAGCCCGCCGGAGCCCGGATACGCGTATCCGTCGGTGCCGCTCGGGTTCGTCCGGCCGTGCGGATTCGTCCGGCCATGCGGGTTGGTGCGTCCGTGCGGATTCGTCCGTCCGTGCGGATTCATGTCGATCGGGTCCACCCCGAGGACGTGGTCGAGGCTCACCTGGGCGAGCACTGGGTCATCGGTCGCCCTGACGCGGCGCGCCTTCACGTCGGGCTCCGCCGCGGCTTCGGCACGGTGCGGCGGGTCGTTCGCGATGGCCGCCTCCAGCGACACACTCCGCGTGGCGGCCGCCCGAGCGGTGAGGTCGACATCTTCCGCCTCGGCCTCGCCCCGCGCGAGGCTGCGGGGTGCTACACCCATCCGCTCGGCGATGAGAACGTCGCGGCGTGCCTGCTGCAGCAGGCGCCAAGCGTCCACGGGCGGAACGGGCTCGTCGTCGCGCCCCTCCCGCGGCGCCTGGACGATGCGAGCGCGCGAAAGTGCCGCCGTGTCCTTCCCACTCGGCAGCGGCTCCAGCTCCACGTCCCACCCCAGCTTCGCTCCTGCCCCCTTAAGCGCCTGCTCGGCGGCGCCGGGGTCTCCTGAGATCACCAGGTGCCCGGGCACGTACACCGTGTCGTAGGCCTGCAGATCGGGGACCGGCTCACGGCGCGGGTCGAGGACGACGCCCTTCGGCTCACCCGCGACCTCTCGCTCTCGCCAGGTGCGCCGCTGCTCGCTCTCGCCCTTCGCCATGTCTTCTCCTCACACACATGGGAGCCGCGACCCCCAGGCCGCGGCATCCGTCTTCGTATCTCGAACTGGTTGTCAGACTTCGAACTGCGGGGTCTGGAAGTCGCGCATCGCGCCGTCGGCGTCGCGCACCACCAGACGAAGCCGCGCCATCCCCGGCGTGACCTCGTCGAAGGCGAAGCGTCCGTGCTCGCCCGGTTCGGCCGACCACTCGCGGTCGCCCTGGATCAATCGGATGGCGAGGGCCGTGGCATCCACCCACCCGTCCACACGACGCCCGCCGTCCTCCGTGGCGGTGACGTGCAGCAGCACGCTGGTCGTGCCGTCGCTGAACTGCAGGGTCGCGGTGTCGGTCTCGCCGCGCACGGCGGCGAACGTCCCCTCGACGAGCGTCAGGAGGGCGTACTCCCTCGACAGGTCCTCGACGGCGACCGCCGCGACCATCCGGTCGACGAGGTCGGCCGGCACCGGGTCGACGTGCTCCCACATGCGCCGCATTCGTGCGAAGAGCGCGGCGTCGGCCGCAAAATCCTCAGTTTCCATCGTCGTCACCTCTCCATCCGTCTCCCTCGAGTACGGCGCGTAGCTTCGCGAGGCAGCGCTGGCGGGTCGGTCCGATCGATCCGATGGGCATCGCGAGGTCTTCGGCGATGCGGGCGTAGTCGGGGCGGTCCTCGAACGCGACGATCCGCAGCAGGCGCTGGCATCGGTCGTTGAGCGTGGCCACTGCGGTCCAGAGACGACGGGTCTCGTCGTCCTGCGCGGCGGTCTGCTCGGCGGATTCGTGGACCGGAAGGTGCGGTTCGAGCGACTCGGCCTCCGTGGCATCGGCACGCCGATGCTGTTTGCCGACCCGCCACGCCTCACGGCGCGCGCACATCGTGAGCCACCCCGACACCGCGAGGGGGTCGTTGATGGTCTCGTGACGACGCACGAGTGTCAGCCAGGTCGTCTGCACGACGTCCTGCGCCAACGCATGGTCGAGCCCGTACGCCCTCACGACGTGCCATAGCGGCGGCGTCATCAGGCGAACGAGTTCGTCCATCGCACGGCTGTCGCCATCACGCCACCGCACGAAGAGTGCGGCGGCGCGCTCCCATCGCGCCGGCTCCACGGAGTCGACGGATGGTTCGGCGCCAGCCTGCGTCATAGCGCCCATTCTGTCCACACCATGCCCGAGCGCGGTAGTGCAGGTTTGATACACGGATACCGCGTGAACACCCACGGTTTCCGCCGTCTCCCAGCTTCACCGGGCGGAGACCTAGACTGCGTGCATGACGACCGCGCCGCTGCTCTATGTCTGCGTGCGCCCGCAGCTGGGTGCGGCGGCCGCCGAATACGAGTCCTTCCGCGCCGCGATGCACCTCGACGAGAGCCGTCTCGCCCACCACGACCTGGTGCGCGAGCCGCTCCCCGACGACGCGTTCGAGCGCTACGCCGGGTTCCTCGTGGGCGGCAGCCCGTTCAACGTGACCGACCCCGAGTCGACGAAGACCGACGCACAGCGGCGCCTCGAAGCGGGTCTCGCGCGCATCGCCGAGCGCACCGCGACGGGCGACGGACCGGCCGCCCTCTTCACCTGCTACGGCATCGGCATCGCCACCCGCACGCTCGGCGGCACCGTGAGCCGCGCCTTCCCCGAAGACACCGGCCCGGTGGCGGTGCAGCTCACGAAGCAGGCCTCGTCCGACCCGCTGTTCGGCCGTCTCGCCAACCGCTTCGCGGCGCTCACCGCCCATAAGGAGGGCACCGAGAGCCTGCCCCCTGGCGCGGTCCTCCTGGCGCGCAACGACGGATGCCCCGTCCAGGCGTACCGCGTGGGCGACCGGCTCTACGCGACGCAGTTCCACCCCGAGCCGACGACGAAGGCGTTCACCGAGCGCATGGCGGTGTACCGCGACGACGGCTACTTCGATTCGGCGGACTACGATGCGATCGCCGGACGCGTGCTCGCAGCATCCGTCACGGAACCCACCCGTCTGCTGCGGGCGTTCGCCGACCGCTTCGCGGCCGGCTGACTCAGGCTTCGGCGTTGCGAAAGGCGATCACCGCGCGCGCCGCGGTGCCGATCAGCGCGGTGCCGAGGATCACGGCGGCGACGATGATGGCCGTCACCCCGATCGCGGTGCTGTGCGGCTCACCCGCCAGCCGGCCGACAGCGACCCAGACCAGCCCCCACGCGAGGGCGAGCGCGGGTGCGAGACGCCAGTGGCTCGCGAGCTCGATCCCGAGCCCGATGACGGCGACGGCGATCAGCACGACGACGCCCCACAGGTCCGCCGATGACTCCCACTCGGGCGGGCCGATCGACGTCAGCCACGCCGCGATGTTCGCGACGGTGGCGAGCGTCACCCAGCCCAGGTGCAAACCTGTCACCCCGTCGACGAGCAGCCGGTCGGCCCAGCCGCCGGCGGGCTCGATGACGGTGCGGCTGAACGTGACGCCCAGAAGCGCCAGCAGGACGATGATCGCGAGCACCGTGAGCGCGAGTGATCCGAACTGGGCCGTCACGAGCCACAGCCCGTTGAGCGCCATCGTGCCGGCGATCAGGTAGCCGAGCGCCCGCTGCCGCTCGCTGCCGCGTTGACGCGGCAGCGCCTGCCACACGGTGTAGGCGAACAGGCCGACGTAGATCACGGTCCAGATCGAGAAGGCCGGACGCGCCGGCGCGAGGTACGAGCCGTCCTGGTCGAGCGCGCCGTTCTGCAGGTCCTGCACCGGTGTGCCGCCGAACAGTCCGGTGCCGACCATCGCAGCCACGATCATGAAGCAGAACGCGCTGATGACGATGATCTGCCGGGCGAGGTCCTTGGCGGTCATGCTCACACGGTAGGACGGGCATCACCCCTGGACGAGGGCTCTTGACATCGGTGACGACGGCCGATAGCGGTCCGCCTCACGCGCCACGTGGCGGGTCCAAGAGCAGCGCGACACGCTCGGAGAGGTACGCCTCGAGCGGCATGAGTCCCCCGGCGGCGCTCCACCTCACGCTGGGCACGCCGTCAGCGGAGTACAGCGGGGCGGATGCCTCGCCTCTGTCGACCGCGCCGGGCTGCAGCATCCGCCATCCGATGTGCACGGTCTCGCCCTCCGCGAAGCCGCCGCGGCGTGCGGCCGCGGCGAGCTCGGCGCGGTGTCGCTGCGATTCGGCGGCGTAGCCGCGCCGGGCCTCCTGGCGGGCACGGAGGATGTCGCCGGTCGCGAAGACGGCGTCGTCGGTGAGCAGGAGCACGCCGAGGTGCCACGCCGCGCCCCGGCGTTCGATCCGCGGTGCGCGCGCCACCCCCAGGAAACGCTTGGGCACCACCAGCTCGCCGAGGGCCTCGCGGGGCGCGCCGGCGAGCCGCGATCGTGCGGCGTCGAGAAGCTCGAGGGTGCTCACGCCATGTCGTCCCGCAACGACGGGCTCGCCTTCAGCCGCTCGCCGCGCAGCGCCATGCCGATGAGGGGGAACAGGAGCACGGACAGCATGCCGCCCGCGACGAGCACGGTCTGCTGCGTGGTGTCGAGGATCTTCTCGTCCACGCCGATCTGGGTGACGGCGACGATGATCGGGAGCCCGGTCGCGCCCAGGAGTGCGATCGAGAGGCGCTCGCGGCGAGACGACCCCTCCGGCGCCGCGAGGGTCGACGGCAGACCGCGGACCACGAACAGGGCGACGAGCACGACCGGCACGAGCCAGAACAGCACCGGGTCGTCGAGCAGCGACTGCAGGTCGAACGTGATGCCGGTGTAGATGAAGAAGATGGGGACGAGGAAGCCGAAGGCGACGCCTTCGATCTTGCTCTCCACGGCGTGACGGTCGTGCTCCGATGCATCGCGCATGAGGAGGCGCCAGATGATGCCCGCGGTGAAGGCCCCGAGCAGCATGTCGAGGTCGAGGATGACGCTGAGCGCGACGAGAGCGGCGAGGATCACGAAGACCACGCGGATCGCGAACTGCCCGGAGGTGTGCAGCGTCGAGTTGACGAACGAGTGCATCGCACCCCGCGGCACGCGGAACGCGAGCCAGAGTGCGAGGCCCGCGAAGAGCGCGAACAGCGCGAGCACGATGGTGGAGAGCCCGGGCTCGCGTCCGCCGAGGAAGATCGAGATGGCGATGAGGGGTCCGAACTCGCCGACGGCGCCGATCGCCGCGACCGCCTTGCCGAACGGCGTGGGCAGCTCGCCGGCGTCCCGCAGGATCGGCAGGAGGGTACCGAGCGCGGTCGAGCACAGCGCGACGCCGATCACGATGGCGGCCTCACCGGGGGCGAGCAGCCAGCCCGCGGCGACGCCGGCGGCGAGGCTGAGAAGCCAGCCGAGCGACGCGCGGCGGCCGAGCCGCCCGCGGAACGACCCGAACTCGATCTCGGTGCCGGCGACGAAGAACAGCATCGCGAGGCCGAAGTTGGCCAGCGTGGCGACGAGGGGGGTGGGGCCTGTCCATCCGAGCACCGCCGGACCGATCAGGATGCCCAGCAGCAGCTCGAACACCACCACCGGCACCCGCACCCAGTGGCCGAGTGCTCGCGCCAGCAGCGGCGCGAGGACCGCCATCAGCGGGATGAGCAGGAGCGTCGCGGGTGTGAGACCGTCCACGCGAACAGACTAGCCAGGGTCACCCCGTCGAGGAGGGCTCCAGCTGGCGCTCCGGCGGCGTCAGCTCGGCGCGGTCGCGCTGATGGCCGATGAGCGCCAGGACCACCCCGCCCGCGAGCCACACGCCGAGGATCGTCCACTGCGCCCAGGTGGAGGCATCCGGGAAGTACATCACCGAGCGCAGCAGGTTCGCCGATGCCCCCGGCACGAAGAACTGACCCACGGCGCCCCAGGGCTCCGGGAGGAACTGCGGCGGCTGCGCCGCACCGGCGATCGGGTTCGCGATGAACATCGTGATGATCGCGCCGACCGCGATCCCCGGAGGGCCCATCAGCGCGGCGAGCCCGATGATGAGCGCGGAGGTCGCCGTCACGCCGAGGCCGAGCACCGCCGCGTTGAGCAGCCAGTCCCCGGTGAGGATGCCGAACCAGGTCTGCATCACCAGCGCGATGAGCGCGCCGGCCGCGACCCCGAAGACGAGGAGGCCCACCAGGCGGCGGACGATGCCCTGCACCAGCAGCGTCAGCAGGATGCCGCCGAGCATGCCGCCCAGCACCATCGGGAAGACGGATGCTGCGAGCCCGGCGCCGATGCTGTCGCCGTCGGCCAGCG
This genomic window contains:
- a CDS encoding GMP synthase; the protein is MTTAPLLYVCVRPQLGAAAAEYESFRAAMHLDESRLAHHDLVREPLPDDAFERYAGFLVGGSPFNVTDPESTKTDAQRRLEAGLARIAERTATGDGPAALFTCYGIGIATRTLGGTVSRAFPEDTGPVAVQLTKQASSDPLFGRLANRFAALTAHKEGTESLPPGAVLLARNDGCPVQAYRVGDRLYATQFHPEPTTKAFTERMAVYRDDGYFDSADYDAIAGRVLAASVTEPTRLLRAFADRFAAG
- a CDS encoding DUF1304 domain-containing protein yields the protein MVTIVATVFAALAALLHVYIFVMESVQWTQPKIWKRFGVADQAAADTTKPMAYNQGFYNLFLAIGVVIGLVLIYAGADGSPMAAAGLALVLFSLGSMVAAALVLLTSGLRYLRPALIQGTLPLIGFVLFLFA
- a CDS encoding transferase; the protein is MGKNYIDIENDQGETLRYRKHVNGRGLIAHGAKVHPSAIVEAGAYVEPGVQIAAGAHVGRGVWVETDAVIGPDAEIAPHAHIGPRAAIGPRAKIGVRTQVGHDARVAGGSLIGDDETIADGERVATDKRGLRLAA
- a CDS encoding sigma-70 family RNA polymerase sigma factor, which produces MTQAGAEPSVDSVEPARWERAAALFVRWRDGDSRAMDELVRLMTPPLWHVVRAYGLDHALAQDVVQTTWLTLVRRHETINDPLAVSGWLTMCARREAWRVGKQHRRADATEAESLEPHLPVHESAEQTAAQDDETRRLWTAVATLNDRCQRLLRIVAFEDRPDYARIAEDLAMPIGSIGPTRQRCLAKLRAVLEGDGWRGDDDGN
- a CDS encoding S8/S53 family peptidase, which codes for MAKGESEQRRTWREREVAGEPKGVVLDPRREPVPDLQAYDTVYVPGHLVISGDPGAAEQALKGAGAKLGWDVELEPLPSGKDTAALSRARIVQAPREGRDDEPVPPVDAWRLLQQARRDVLIAERMGVAPRSLARGEAEAEDVDLTARAAATRSVSLEAAIANDPPHRAEAAAEPDVKARRVRATDDPVLAQVSLDHVLGVDPIDMNPHGRTNPHGRTNPHGRTNPHGRTNPSGTDGYAYPGSGGLELVTYIGAPPADRHTLAEGGRRPVIAFVDTGCGEHPWFTAPDGRSVVRTIDAADGSGVIGVNDPATDPERFGDLAGPLDGFLDDAAGHGTFVAGVLRQVCPDADLIAIRVADSNGSVLESELITALEQVADWMDAGTDEDPHHLDVLNLSLGYYHETPEDGRFSLRLFEALRNLRSRGCVIVCSAGNDATERPTFPAALYNWGDPLLSFDEPDGGAKHFAVGALNPQRTSVALFSNIGEWVNLYAPGTSVLSVFPSFEGGLQAGSRNDRAERRRQSLDPDDFDNGDEGGFAVWSGTSFAAPFVAGSVAAKLAPRLMRPSAVSSKKDPVEEARESITALDRSRLPAG
- a CDS encoding tryptophan-rich sensory protein, encoding MTAKDLARQIIVISAFCFMIVAAMVGTGLFGGTPVQDLQNGALDQDGSYLAPARPAFSIWTVIYVGLFAYTVWQALPRQRGSERQRALGYLIAGTMALNGLWLVTAQFGSLALTVLAIIVLLALLGVTFSRTVIEPAGGWADRLLVDGVTGLHLGWVTLATVANIAAWLTSIGPPEWESSADLWGVVVLIAVAVIGLGIELASHWRLAPALALAWGLVWVAVGRLAGEPHSTAIGVTAIIVAAVILGTALIGTAARAVIAFRNAEA
- a CDS encoding thermonuclease family protein, which codes for MVRRVVLGILVLVLAGTAYWWFIGRDDASVEVAPTAPGTAATMPAIPADAFEMTVESVHDGDTLRARVAVPNAVVGDLESTRVRLLGIDTPEISPEADCWGAEATAKLTSLVPVGSTIWVAADVEVHDQYGRTLLYIWTPDGRFVNGELVAQGDARVEVYSPNRAEESLLRSLEAAAVTAAAGQWGACG
- a CDS encoding CHAT domain-containing protein: MARRRSWRHDCSMGTRIDAGASYARGVELANLGRYADARRVLAEASTAAERDGDRNLMARIVGTTAYVLARTGDVDAGERLCLEALRQGGLDDVTIAQLHGQLGALALERGLLDDAAAWLDKSISGLRDEPVRQANMRINRSLVDMQRGQLETAMADLAAAEHAYREAGMTTEANLAVHNRGYTLMLAGDLVAALQTMQSVREPLDGESAMWAAVNELDRAEVLREAGLVTEAERSLAAVSEAFGRHRAPRDRATADYNLARSLLSHDPARAARAAAASARRFAAIGSPGWAVRAEAIGLRARLTLGRVDRTGGPVRAGRRLPPRTKVSDVTAALQAHGFGSEAEALRLTDALARLRTDRRAALPVARVGRRTPLEVGLLAHELRAATAAVEGREADTRRHAAAGLDLLDRTRRAVGSLDIQVSASMRGAGLITTGLASALRSGDHAAVFEWSERARSVSGSFPPLRPPPDPELAADLAELRVLRTAAPDGDWLATPRAALLSDRARQRQWSQTAAGELRVRASLRDAIAELGAGDVLVSYVFDGVELAALAASPQSTQLVRLDWAAARSALRGLRADLDMAATVTAGPMAAVVRRGLDERLATLSRILCAPVGALSGAERILITAAGILAGVPWMMLPGIVHRPVSVATSVTAWIAQRSRAARAPSIAGFAVGPRVARGEEEVSAGSAAWSRAAVKTGGDATVTEVTALASQVDVLHVAAHGRHALDNPMFSGLELADGTLFGYDIDLIPRVPSTVVLSACEVGRSSVRWGEEALGMTRIWLHAGARSVIAAPVIVADDAACELLAAMHEGLAAGVAPSEALAAASVRTGIVAPFQVHGAGF
- a CDS encoding LysR substrate-binding domain-containing protein; the encoded protein is MPAVFTLGAIPGATPGKWIDIWNERMPQTRLELVPLAVADQRWALQGGEVDAAIVRLPIDQDGLHVIPLYDEVPVVVCAKDSHLTAADEELDAADLVGEVLIVPQDAVLDLHLPGTVAPRFDAPADTGEAIATVAAGVGIVVVPMSVARLHHRKDVEYRPLSGGPISTVALAWDAERTTPAVEAFVGIVRGRTANSSRG
- a CDS encoding glutaminase encodes the protein MSTLELLDAARSRLAGAPREALGELVVPKRFLGVARAPRIERRGAAWHLGVLLLTDDAVFATGDILRARQEARRGYAAESQRHRAELAAAARRGGFAEGETVHIGWRMLQPGAVDRGEASAPLYSADGVPSVRWSAAGGLMPLEAYLSERVALLLDPPRGA